A stretch of the Tachysurus fulvidraco isolate hzauxx_2018 chromosome 18, HZAU_PFXX_2.0, whole genome shotgun sequence genome encodes the following:
- the LOC113658476 gene encoding uncharacterized protein LOC113658476 isoform X1, with amino-acid sequence MKNFFSFITFYLISGSVHCFDVISYPGGRVIMNFKNPQITSPVYFCKFIANTECKDLLTAQISELNNLIHKDRIDLFYTGGIITLIYINLSLQDTGMYQFGDLNWNHNINLTVNSDPCCSGTKAVTGHLGQTLMISCFYPVEFETNPKSFYRLDGFSGSELIRISGTEQHQDGRFSISDDRKNKVFSVNIPDLRKDDGGLYSCAFTEDMSSFGYLSLFPEIQLQVIEVTKDPTENPDVTSYTPKSGGSTFIINIIIIIIITVCVFVLLIGGFVLGYKLRHRTQDSAPLSQRTETNNTAADYGNNLLQIQNNMMSPVYQSLIPNTNQSDSVYQSLTPSTNQSDSVYQSLEGNTTNKIQSTGF; translated from the exons ATGAAGAATTTCTTTTCCTTCATCACCTTCTACCTGATCTCAG GTTCAGTGCACTGCTTTGATGTGATCAGTTATCCTGGAGGTCGTGTCATAATGAACTTCAAAAATCCACAAATCACATCACCTGTGTATTTTTGCAAATTTATAGCAAACACCGAGTGTAAAGATTTGCTAACAGCTCAGATCTCAGAGTTAAACAACCTGATTCATAAGGACAGAATTGATCTGTTTTACACTGGAGGAATAATTACACTGATTTACATAAACCTGAGTTTACAGGATACTGGAATGTATCAGTTTGGAGACTTGAACTGGAATCACAACATTAACCTGACAGTGAACAGTG ATCCATGTTGTAGTGGGACAAAAGCAGTAACAGGTCATTTGGGACAGACTCTGATGATCAGCTGCTTCTATCCAGTAGAGTTTGAAACAAACCCCAAGTCCTTCTACAGACTAGATGGTTTCAGTGGATCTGAACTGATCCGTATCAGTGGAACAGAACAACACCAGGACGGCAGGTTCTCCATTTCTGACGACAGGAAGAATAAAGTTTTCAGTGTGAACATCCCTGATTTGAGAAAAGATGATGGAGGACTTTATTCCTGCGCATTTACTGAAGACATGAGTTCATTCGGTTATCTGTCGCTCTTCCCAGAAATTCAGCTCCAAGTTATTG AAGTAACAAAAGACCCAACAGAGAATCCAGATGTCACATCATACACACCTAAGTCTG GAGGATCCACattcatcatcaacatcatcatcatcatcatcatcactgtgtgtgtctttgtgctgcTGATTGGAGGATTTGTACTCGGCTACAAGTTGAGACACAGAACACAAG aTTCTGCCCCTTTAAGCCagagaacagaaacaaataacaca GCTGCTGATTATGGAAACAATCTTCTTCAGATTCAGAACAATATGATGTCTCCGGTCTACCAAAGCCTAATTCCCAATacaaaccaatcagattcagtctaCCAAAGCCTAACTCCAAGcactaaccaatcagattcagtctaCCAGAGTTTAGAGGGTAACACAACCAATAAGATTCAGTCTACCGGATTCTAG
- the LOC113658476 gene encoding uncharacterized protein LOC113658476 isoform X2 has translation MKNFFSFITFYLISGSVHCFDVISYPGGRVIMNFKNPQITSPVYFCKFIANTECKDLLTAQISELNNLIHKDRIDLFYTGGIITLIYINLSLQDTGMYQFGDLNWNHNINLTVNSDPCCSGTKAVTGHLGQTLMISCFYPVEFETNPKSFYRLDGFSGSELIRISGTEQHQDGRFSISDDRKNKVFSVNIPDLRKDDGGLYSCAFTEDMSSFGYLSLFPEIQLQVIEVTKDPTENPDVTSYTPKSGGSTFIINIIIIIIITVCVFVLLIGGFVLGYKLRHRTQDSAPLSQRTETNNTIQNNMMSPVYQSLIPNTNQSDSVYQSLTPSTNQSDSVYQSLEGNTTNKIQSTGF, from the exons ATGAAGAATTTCTTTTCCTTCATCACCTTCTACCTGATCTCAG GTTCAGTGCACTGCTTTGATGTGATCAGTTATCCTGGAGGTCGTGTCATAATGAACTTCAAAAATCCACAAATCACATCACCTGTGTATTTTTGCAAATTTATAGCAAACACCGAGTGTAAAGATTTGCTAACAGCTCAGATCTCAGAGTTAAACAACCTGATTCATAAGGACAGAATTGATCTGTTTTACACTGGAGGAATAATTACACTGATTTACATAAACCTGAGTTTACAGGATACTGGAATGTATCAGTTTGGAGACTTGAACTGGAATCACAACATTAACCTGACAGTGAACAGTG ATCCATGTTGTAGTGGGACAAAAGCAGTAACAGGTCATTTGGGACAGACTCTGATGATCAGCTGCTTCTATCCAGTAGAGTTTGAAACAAACCCCAAGTCCTTCTACAGACTAGATGGTTTCAGTGGATCTGAACTGATCCGTATCAGTGGAACAGAACAACACCAGGACGGCAGGTTCTCCATTTCTGACGACAGGAAGAATAAAGTTTTCAGTGTGAACATCCCTGATTTGAGAAAAGATGATGGAGGACTTTATTCCTGCGCATTTACTGAAGACATGAGTTCATTCGGTTATCTGTCGCTCTTCCCAGAAATTCAGCTCCAAGTTATTG AAGTAACAAAAGACCCAACAGAGAATCCAGATGTCACATCATACACACCTAAGTCTG GAGGATCCACattcatcatcaacatcatcatcatcatcatcatcactgtgtgtgtctttgtgctgcTGATTGGAGGATTTGTACTCGGCTACAAGTTGAGACACAGAACACAAG aTTCTGCCCCTTTAAGCCagagaacagaaacaaataacaca ATTCAGAACAATATGATGTCTCCGGTCTACCAAAGCCTAATTCCCAATacaaaccaatcagattcagtctaCCAAAGCCTAACTCCAAGcactaaccaatcagattcagtctaCCAGAGTTTAGAGGGTAACACAACCAATAAGATTCAGTCTACCGGATTCTAG